The following coding sequences are from one Rutidosis leptorrhynchoides isolate AG116_Rl617_1_P2 chromosome 11, CSIRO_AGI_Rlap_v1, whole genome shotgun sequence window:
- the LOC139875153 gene encoding uncharacterized protein, translated as MNETPFILVYGTEVIPAEVLVPTDRIRSFDEQQNDDALRENLDALEERRTIARIRQVEKKQQIANHDDKKVKPLDFQLNDLVLCSNEASRQQDVRKLGPRWEGPYRVVGITEYGAYHPETPDGVPIQRPWHAFHLKKYHV; from the coding sequence ATGAACGAAACACCTTTCATTCTGGTGTACGGAACTGAAGTTATACCGGCTGAAGTACTTGTCCCAACCGACCGAATAAGATCATTCGATGAACAACAAAACGATGACGCATTACGGGAAAACTTAGATGCTCTGGAAGAACGGCGAACAATAGCACGTATCCGGCAAGTTGAAAAGAAACAACAAATCGCAAACCACGATGACAAAAAAGTCAAGCCACTGGACTTTCAACTAAACGATTTGGTGTTATGCAGCAACGAGGCCAGCCGACAGCAAGACGTCAGAAAATTAGGCCCCAGATGGGAAGGGCCCTACAGGGTTGTCGGCATAACTGAGTATGGTGCATACCACCCGGAGACGCCAGACGGAGTTCCGATACAACGCCCTTGGCACGCCTTCCATCTAAAGAAATATCACGTGTAA